In Balaenoptera acutorostrata chromosome 19, mBalAcu1.1, whole genome shotgun sequence, the following proteins share a genomic window:
- the LOC103003123 gene encoding cationic amino acid transporter 3-like, with the protein MSKMLCQDVYQLGQKLIRRRPLEPREESESRMARCLNTLDLVALGVGSTLGAGVYILAGEVAKDKAGPAIVICFLVAALSSVLSGLCYAEFGARVPCSGSAYLYSYVTVGQLCAFITGWNLILSYVIGTASVARAWSSAFDSLIGNYISQVLRGTFSLHVPYFLAKYPDFFALGLVLLLTGVLVLGARESALVNKVFTGLNLLVLSFMIISGFVKGDLHNWQLTEQDYKLVTSGPNDTSRLGPLGSGGFVPFGFNGIFQGAATCFYAFVGFDAIATTGEEARNPQRSIPLSIVISLCICFLAYSGVSAALTLMVPYYQIHPDSPLPHAFLHVGWAPARYVVAVGTLCALTSSLLGAMFPMPRVIYSMADDGLLFRGLARIHARTRTPIMATLASGTLAGVMALLFELSDLVDLMSIGTLLAYSLVSFSVLVLRYQPDQNLSKIEKTEKGTEMKPVVEESPLESVPEAGTSKILKSLCDPINTIPTRKSGQMIYGCASLLVLLLTVLSLILAQWPSRVFSGDPVYTTAAVLLLLFVTGVTVIIWRQPQSPTPLHFKVPALPVLPLMSIFVNVYLMMQMTSGTWAQFGVWMVIGFVIYFGYGIRHSLEENNRQPPASNSQTFDKNIPGAESS; encoded by the exons ATGTCTAAGATGCTGTGTCAGGATGTTTACCAACTTGGTCAGAAGCTGATCCGCAGGCGGCCTCTGGAGCCCAGGGAAGAGTCTGAGAGTCGCATGGCTCGTTGTCTGAACACCCTCGACCTGGTGGCCCTGGGCGTGGGCAGCACCCTGGGAGCTGGTGTGTACATCCTGGCTGGAGAAGTGGCCAAGGACAAAGCTGGGCCAGCGATTGTCATCTGCTTCCTGGTGGCCGCCCTGTCTTCTGTGTTGTCTGGGCTCTGCTATGCCGAGTTTGGGGCCCGGGTACCGTGCTCTGGTTCTGCGTATCTCTACAGCTATGTCACAGTGGGACAACTGTGTGCCTTCATTACTGGCTGGAATCTCATACTGTCCTATGTCATCG GCACTGCCAGCGTGGCCCGGGCCTGGAGCTCCGCTTTTGACAGCCTGATTGGGAACTACATCTCTCAGGTGTTACGGGGAACTTTCTCTCTGCATGTGCCCTACTTCCTGGCCAAGTACCCAGACTTTTTTGCTCTGGGTTTGGTACTGCTGCTTACGG GAGTACTGGTTCTGGGAGCTCGTGAGTCGGCCCTGGTTAACAAAGTGTTCACAGGCTTGAACCTCTTGGTTCTCAGCTTCATGATCATCTCTGGCTTCGTCAAGGGAGATCTGCACAACTGGCAGCTCACAGAACAGGACTACAAACTGGTCACATCTGGACCCAATGACACCTCTAG ATTGGGCCCTCTGGGTTCTGGAGGGTTTGTGCCTTTTGGCTTCAATGGGATTTTCCAAGGAGCAGCTACATGTTTCTACGCATTTGTTGGTTTTGATGCCATTGCCACTACAG GGGAAGAAGCCCGGAATCCTCAGCGATCCATCCCCTTGagcattgtgatctcgctctgcATCTGCTTTCTGGCATATTCTGGGGTCTCGGCGGCACTCACCCTCATGGTGCCCTACTACCAGATTCATCCCGACAGCCCCTTACCACACGCTTTCCTCCATGTCGGCTGGGCCCCTGCCAGATATGTCGTGGCTGTTGGCACCCTCTGTGCTCTTACATCCAG CCTCCTGGGTGCCATGTTCCCTATGCCTCGTGTCATCTACTCAATGGCAGATGACGGGCTCCTTTTCCGGGGACTTGCCCGGATCCATGCCCGTACACGCACCCCCATCATGGCCACCTTGGCTTCTGGAACTCTTGCAG GGGTCATGGCATTACTTTTCGAGCTCAGTGATCTCGTGGACCTCATGTCAATCGGGACCCTGCTTGCTTATTCCCtggtgtctttttctgttcttgtCCTCAG GTATCAACCAGACCAGAATTTAAGCAAgattgagaaaacagagaaaggaacTGAGATGAAGCCCGTAGTTGAAGAAAGCCCTTTGGAATCTGTTCCTGAAGCAGGAACCTCAAAGATTCTAAAGAGTCTGTGTGACCCTATCAACACCATCCCCACTCGGAAATCTGGCCAGATGATCTATGGATGTGCCTCGCTGCTTG TTCTCCTGCTGACGGTCCTGAGCCTGATCCTGGCCCAGTGGCCCAGCCGTGTGTTCTCTGGAGACCCCGTGTACACAACAGCGGCTGTGCTGCTGCTACTGTTCGTCACTGGGGTCACTGTCATCATTTGGAGGCAGCCCCAGAGCCCCACTCCTCTTCACTTCAAG GTTCCTGCTTTGCCTGTTCTCCCACTGATGAGCATCTTTGTGAATGTCTACTTGATGATGCAGATGACGTCTGGGACTTGGGCCCAATTTGGTGTCTGGATGGTGATTG GATTTGTCATATACTTTGGATATGGGATCCGACACAGCTTGGAGGAGAATAATCGACAGCCACCAGCCTCCAACTCCCAGACTTTTGATAAAAACATCCCTGGTGCTGAATCATCTTAA